Proteins found in one Cervus canadensis isolate Bull #8, Minnesota chromosome 24, ASM1932006v1, whole genome shotgun sequence genomic segment:
- the SELENON gene encoding selenoprotein N isoform X2 has product MGRTRPGERGPAGPGPAAPPAPPPRRARALALLGALLAAAAAAAAARAFARYSEAQAAARQDSALKTLGTEGLFLFSSLDADRDMYISPEEFKPIAEKLTGSTPTASYEEEELPPDPSEETLTIEARFQPLLPESMTKSKDGFLGVSRLALSGLRNWTTAASPSAVFAARHFRPFLPPRGHVELGEPWWIIPSELSVFTGYLSNNRFYPPPPKGKEVIIHRLLSMFHPRPFVKTRFAPQGAVACLTAISDFYYTVMFRIHAEFQLSEPPDFPFWFSPGQFTGHVILSKDATHVRDFRLFVPNHRSLNVDMEWLYGASEGSNMEVDIGYIPQMELEALGPSVPSVILDEDGNLIDSRLPSGEPLQFVFEEIQWQQELSWEEAARRLEVAMYPFKKVTYLPFTEAFDQAKAKNKLVHSILLWGALDDQSCUGSGRTLRETVLESSPILALLNESFISTWSLVKELEDLQNNQENPSHQQLAGLHLEKYSFPVEMMICLPNGTVVHHINANYFLDITSMKPEDIENHVFSFSSTFEDPSTATYMQFLKEGLRRGLPLLQP; this is encoded by the exons ATGGGCCGGACCCGGCCGGGCGAGCGCGGGCCTGCGggccccggccccgccgcgcCGCCCGCGCCCCCGCCGCGCCGCGCCCGCGCCCTGGCGCTGCTCGGGGCGCTGctcgccgccgccgcggccgccgccgccgcccgggccTTCGCCCGCTACAGTGAGGCCCAGGCGGCCGCGAGGCAG GATTCAGCACTGAAAACCCTGGGGACAGAaggcctcttcctcttctcctccctggATGCTGACCGGGACATGTACATCAGCCCGGAGGAGTTCAAGCCCATCGCTGAGAAGCTGACAG GGTCTACTCCTACGGCCAGCTACGAGGAGGAGGAGCTGCCCCCTGACCCCAGCGAGGAGACTCTCACCATAGAAGCCCGATTCCAGCCCCTGCTCCCAGAGTCCATGACCAAGAGCAAAGATGGGTTCCTAGGG GTCTCCCGCCTGGCCCTGTCCGGCCTCCGCAACTGGACGACGGCAGCCTCGCCGAGCGCCGTGTTTGCCGCCCGCCACTTCCGGCCCTTCCTCCCGCCCCGGGGCCACGTGGAGCTGGGCGAGCCCTGGTGGATCATCCCCAGTGAGCTGAGTGTCTTCACTGGCTACCTGTCCAACAACCGCTTCTACCCACCGCCGCCCAAGGGCAAGGAG GTCATCATCCACCGGCTCCTGAGCATGTTCCACCCGCGGCCCTTCGTGAAGACCCGTTTTGCCCCTCAGGGGGCCGTGGCCTGCCTGACCGCCATCAGCGACTTCTATTACACCGTGATGTTCCG CATCCACGCCGAGTTCCAGCTCAGCGAGCCCCCCGACTTCCCTTTCTGGTTCTCCCCCGGCCAGTTCACCGGCCATGTCATCCTCTCCAAAGATGCCACCCACGTCCGCGACTTCCGGCTCTTCGTGCCCAACCACAG GTCTCTGAATGTGGACATGGAGTGGCTGTACGGGGCCAGCGAGGGCAGCAACATGGAGGTGGACATCGGCTACATACCCCAG ATGGAGCTGGAGGCGCTGGGCCCCTCGGTGCCCTCCGTGATCCTGGACGAGGATGGCAACCTGATCGACAGCCGCCTGCCCTCAGGGGAGCCCCTCCAGTTTGTGTTTGAGGAGATCCAGTGGCAGCAGGAGCTGAGCTGGGAGGAGGCAGCCCGGCGCCTGGAGGTGGCCATGTACCCCTTCAAGAAG GTCACCTACCTGCCGTTCACCGAGGCCTTTGACCAAGCCAAGGCCAAGAACAAGCTGGTGCACTCAATCCTGCTGTGGGGGGCCCTGGACGACCAGTCCTGCTGAG GTTCGGGGCGGACTCTCCGGGAGACCGTCCTGGAAAGTTCGCCCATCCTCGCCCTCCTCAACGAGAGCTTCATCAGCACCTGGTCCCTGGTGAAGGAGCTGGAGGACCTGCAG AACAACCAGGAGAACCCATCCCACCAGCAGCTGGCGGGCCTGCACCTGGAGAAGTACAGCTTCCCCGTGGAGATGATGATCTGCCTGCCCAACGGCACCGTG GTCCACCACATCAATGCCAACTACTTCTTGGACATCACCTCCATGAAGCCGGAGGACATTGAGAACCACGTCTTCAGCTTCTCGTCCACCTTTGAAGACCCGTCCACGGCCACCTACATGCAGTTCCTGAAGGAGGGCCTCCGGCGCGgcctgcccctcctccagccctaG
- the SELENON gene encoding selenoprotein N isoform X1, translating into MGRTRPGERGPAGPGPAAPPAPPPRRARALALLGALLAAAAAAAAARAFARYSEAQAAARQDSALKTLGTEGLFLFSSLDADRDMYISPEEFKPIAEKLTGSTPTASYEEEELPPDPSEETLTIEARFQPLLPESMTKSKDGFLGVSRLALSGLRNWTTAASPSAVFAARHFRPFLPPRGHVELGEPWWIIPSELSVFTGYLSNNRFYPPPPKGKEVIIHRLLSMFHPRPFVKTRFAPQGAVACLTAISDFYYTVMFRIHAEFQLSEPPDFPFWFSPGQFTGHVILSKDATHVRDFRLFVPNHRSLNVDMEWLYGASEGSNMEVDIGYIPQMELEALGPSVPSVILDEDGNLIDSRLPSGEPLQFVFEEIQWQQELSWEEAARRLEVAMYPFKKVTYLPFTEAFDQAKAKNKLVHSILLWGALDDQSCUGSGRTLRETVLESSPILALLNESFISTWSLVKELEDLQNNQENPSHQQLAGLHLEKYSFPVEMMICLPNGTVLFSQVHHINANYFLDITSMKPEDIENHVFSFSSTFEDPSTATYMQFLKEGLRRGLPLLQP; encoded by the exons ATGGGCCGGACCCGGCCGGGCGAGCGCGGGCCTGCGggccccggccccgccgcgcCGCCCGCGCCCCCGCCGCGCCGCGCCCGCGCCCTGGCGCTGCTCGGGGCGCTGctcgccgccgccgcggccgccgccgccgcccgggccTTCGCCCGCTACAGTGAGGCCCAGGCGGCCGCGAGGCAG GATTCAGCACTGAAAACCCTGGGGACAGAaggcctcttcctcttctcctccctggATGCTGACCGGGACATGTACATCAGCCCGGAGGAGTTCAAGCCCATCGCTGAGAAGCTGACAG GGTCTACTCCTACGGCCAGCTACGAGGAGGAGGAGCTGCCCCCTGACCCCAGCGAGGAGACTCTCACCATAGAAGCCCGATTCCAGCCCCTGCTCCCAGAGTCCATGACCAAGAGCAAAGATGGGTTCCTAGGG GTCTCCCGCCTGGCCCTGTCCGGCCTCCGCAACTGGACGACGGCAGCCTCGCCGAGCGCCGTGTTTGCCGCCCGCCACTTCCGGCCCTTCCTCCCGCCCCGGGGCCACGTGGAGCTGGGCGAGCCCTGGTGGATCATCCCCAGTGAGCTGAGTGTCTTCACTGGCTACCTGTCCAACAACCGCTTCTACCCACCGCCGCCCAAGGGCAAGGAG GTCATCATCCACCGGCTCCTGAGCATGTTCCACCCGCGGCCCTTCGTGAAGACCCGTTTTGCCCCTCAGGGGGCCGTGGCCTGCCTGACCGCCATCAGCGACTTCTATTACACCGTGATGTTCCG CATCCACGCCGAGTTCCAGCTCAGCGAGCCCCCCGACTTCCCTTTCTGGTTCTCCCCCGGCCAGTTCACCGGCCATGTCATCCTCTCCAAAGATGCCACCCACGTCCGCGACTTCCGGCTCTTCGTGCCCAACCACAG GTCTCTGAATGTGGACATGGAGTGGCTGTACGGGGCCAGCGAGGGCAGCAACATGGAGGTGGACATCGGCTACATACCCCAG ATGGAGCTGGAGGCGCTGGGCCCCTCGGTGCCCTCCGTGATCCTGGACGAGGATGGCAACCTGATCGACAGCCGCCTGCCCTCAGGGGAGCCCCTCCAGTTTGTGTTTGAGGAGATCCAGTGGCAGCAGGAGCTGAGCTGGGAGGAGGCAGCCCGGCGCCTGGAGGTGGCCATGTACCCCTTCAAGAAG GTCACCTACCTGCCGTTCACCGAGGCCTTTGACCAAGCCAAGGCCAAGAACAAGCTGGTGCACTCAATCCTGCTGTGGGGGGCCCTGGACGACCAGTCCTGCTGAG GTTCGGGGCGGACTCTCCGGGAGACCGTCCTGGAAAGTTCGCCCATCCTCGCCCTCCTCAACGAGAGCTTCATCAGCACCTGGTCCCTGGTGAAGGAGCTGGAGGACCTGCAG AACAACCAGGAGAACCCATCCCACCAGCAGCTGGCGGGCCTGCACCTGGAGAAGTACAGCTTCCCCGTGGAGATGATGATCTGCCTGCCCAACGGCACCGTG CTCTTCTCCCAGGTCCACCACATCAATGCCAACTACTTCTTGGACATCACCTCCATGAAGCCGGAGGACATTGAGAACCACGTCTTCAGCTTCTCGTCCACCTTTGAAGACCCGTCCACGGCCACCTACATGCAGTTCCTGAAGGAGGGCCTCCGGCGCGgcctgcccctcctccagccctaG